A genome region from Plasmodium vivax chromosome 11, whole genome shotgun sequence includes the following:
- a CDS encoding hypothetical protein, conserved (encoded by transcript PVX_115100A) — translation MMRSSENPLCDANDAHSAEPPLGSAKKNSLHIFGTHRDQSDSKKKRVQCRGLPADGQYEKEIFRKMKHFYKNDEKTSLGCDRSVARGSTRVEETPSDEKVRGEEAKEKNGSVDENMEENKAKPFSKKRKTLLHEVAYVSPESNSKRKRQVGRGEDAKEPIGSDHNEFDNRNFTHDEVNRGDDLPTGNLLQRGDKTDGSKGAEEPDRGEADPSSPLNEYAEGEGSRGENESNGGCTIRGDKTNAQISCDGGVTAHYENDKEGLSPLYNSLEVSSERRGGDHTSAVNRRSSIPSDKESGRNKASDLANVDACDSQRGEVPNEGSHYPGADKASTGTASCEEELNGKMESKQKGEPNIGGANGKGEATVRNGPKHAFKGSSSAVKNSIVEKKKKIKSIHNEILSLISADSFAGEGELTNYGVDFLRRENVSLGGGDQRGKQLHTGVNGKEENGKDPQIDSHTGMLSQYQLVSPSEERLLLEDYKSVCRYQRGSLQKGVHQVEHENGGGVQSEEVTTCNRMDKPIEEGINRHSSTSGSQNRPLEKPSLCNAELVGKGPRSVMIRQKGDIHKEKNPHGGRIAWPAQPKSSLLRKAKLIYEREKKTLEINRKYLNKYGYFKIILNTYSRNDLLNMSEHGVDFDLSKILFSHDIIKKINRVNFKTVIKALDFYGYLYDHTFLKRLSNKVTINEWLCNSIFFQKIFTRKELNVGIFYDLVYYFLYLNPAFVHFFFSKNGGKFVKRFSLYDRCKAIRLVNKVVAELKIIRPSTDSVVRFLFGFFSHTKGGEEARRGGSKRALRGRERREKDNSAGMPVEGMPLEDVSITNMTMGEWTPPVNRSDRLVGNPMKRKPQGRREKNTHVYIKNAKFKKTGLRNILNKIWQKNDLYVREEVYYGNNFTVRRRVRGNEAHHLNMLNNLLFESNGTTSASSAYSFGGEGGLGCGFDKSGEVNFGRSGADGGGDSDDDVSGGGNVSGDGSVSGAENVRGGENVDGCDERRATKTFHSLDCVPNVSFDLFSQEGDSFQRGDSYLTLCFKEEEKCNTEKYVKDVTYLGIRVSSKENKINCYNCFDVNLKVYLEEYLLADVKYNISKEGDYASAFFPVWPHNPDYFGYQIGRNIKKEFSKMRKSTAMKERGEVEKKSIGNVLNKMDGKAVRCGEYVANCTSRERKKKFLFSKRDSRPSNAQNNSQRRDSQEWKEDKTRNVDHMKIKDCCFVLNVKIYPMRTLALYLLYNALYQDKNAKILELYSSSLNKETKEWLLLFLLPHFVNKCIHKVTYPLKLTRNIFSESNEFYEDFFSNEYLKINEIEKIIIYTKNNSDDDVEICPFSFCYLWLKSTKQRIDRWISSKINEVLFTFPFANFLLSKYFSNFILFIQLFHTCLDIDHMYLCKSHFYVSLKHNLSFLHESLVSVLFSPPQRW, via the exons ATGATGCGCAGCTCAGAGAACCCCCTGTGCGACGCAAACGACGCGCATTCAGCGGAACCACCCCTGGGCAGTGCGAAAAAGAACtcgcttcacattttcggAACACACAGAGATCAGTCCGATAGCAAGAAGAAGCGAGTCCAGTGCAGGGGCTTACCAGCGGATGGGCAGTACGAGAAAGAAATATTTCGCAAaatgaaacatttttacaaaaatgatgagaagACTAGTTTGGGTTGCGATAGGAGTGTAGCTAGGGGCTCTACCCGTGTTGAGGAAACCCCCAGTGACGAAAAAGtgagaggggaagaagcaaaggagaaaaatggcTCGGTGGATGAAAACATGGAGGAGAATAAAGCAAAGCCTttcagcaaaaaaaggaagacgcTATTACATGAAGTGGCGTATGTCTCACCGGAGAGTAATTCTAAAAGGAAACGCCAAGTTGGAAGGGGAGAGGATGCAAAAGAGCCCATTGGAAGTGACCACAATGAGTTTGATAATAGGAATTTTACACATGACGAAGTTAACCGCGGGGATGACCTTCCTACGGGTAATTTACTTCAAAGGGGGGACAAAACGGATGGTTCAAAAGGGGCAGAAGAACCAGATCGGGGAGAAGCAGATCCGTCCTCTCCTTTGAATGAATACGCGGAGGGGGAGGGCAGTAGAGGGGAAAATGAATCAAACGGCGGCTGTACCATTCGGGGAGACAAAACAAATGCTCAGATTAGTTGTGATGGAGGGGTAACTGCTCATTATGAGAATGACAAGGAGGGGTTATCTCCCCTCTACAACAGTTTAGAAGTATCAAGTGAGAGAAGGGGTGGGGACCACACCTCCGCTGTGAACCGACGCAGTTCTATACCATCAGATAAGGAGAGTGGAAGAAACAAAGCAAGTGATTTAGCCAATGTAGATGCTTGTGATagtcaaaggggggaggtgcCCAATGAAGGTAGTCACTACCCTGGTGCAGATAAGGCGAGCACCGGCACTGCAAGTTGTGAGGAAGAACtgaatggcaaaatggagtCCAAACAGAAGGGGGAACCAAACATAGGTGGTGCTAATGGTAAAGGGGAAGCCACTGTCAGGAACGGCCCTAAACATGCGTTCAAGGGAAGCAGCAGCGCCGTTAAAAATAGTATTgtagagaaaaagaaaaagattaAGAGCATCCACAACGAGATTTTGAGCCTCATTAGCGCGGATAGCTTTGCAGGAGAAGGAGAGCTGACGAACTACGGAGTGGATTTTCTAAGAAGGGAAAATGTATCACTTGGTGGGGGGGACCAACGAGGGAAGCAGCTACACACAGGAGTGAatggaaaagaggaaaatgggaaagatCCACAGATAGATAGCCACACCGGCATGCTCTCACAGTATCAGCTTGTCAGCCCGTCGGAAGAAAGGCTCCTTTTAGAGGACTACAAATCGGTGTGCCGCTATCAAAGGGGATCActtcaaaaaggggtacACCAAGTGGAACACGAAAATGGTGGCGGTGTGCAGAGTGAAGAAGTAACCACATGTAACAGAATGGATAAGCCTATCGAGGAGGGTATAAATAGGCACAGCTCAACAAGTGGAAGTCAAAATCGTCCTCTGGAAAAGCCTTCTTTGTGTAATGCCGAGTTGGTGGGAAAGGGCCCAAGAAGTGTGATGATCCGTCAGAAGGGAGATATtcacaaggaaaaaaacccACATGGAGGGAGAATCGCATGGCCGGCACAGCCAAAGAGCAGCCTGCTAAGAAAGGCAAAGCTAATCTacgagagggaaaaaaaaacattggaAATAAACCGAAAATACCTGAATAAATATGGCTACTTTAAAATCATTTTGAACACCTACAGTAGAAACGATCTGCTGAACATGAGCGAACATGGCGTTGATTTTGACttatcaaaaattttattctcaCATGACAtcataaagaaaattaaccGAGTGAACTTCAAGACGGTTATAAAGGCTCTGGACTTTTACGGCTATCTCTACGaccatacatttttaaaaaggctaTCTAATAAGGTTACCATAAACGAATGGCTATGtaactccattttttttcaaaaaatatttacaaggAAGGAGCTAAATGTGGGGATATTCTATGATCTTGTGTATTACTTCCTCTATTTGAATCCTGCCTTTGTACATTTCTTCtttagcaaaaatggagggaaaTTTGTGAAAAGATTTTCTCTATATGACAGATGTAAGGCGATTAGACTAGTGAATAAGGTTGTTGCTGAGTTGAAGATTATTAGGCCGTCTACCGACTCGGTGGTGCGATTTTTGTTCGGCTTTTTTTCACatacaaaggggggggaggaagcaagAAGGGGGGGTAGCAAGAGGGCCCTACGTGGGCGTGAGCGCAGAGAAAAGGACAACTCGGCGGGTATGCCCGTGGAGGGTATGCCCTTGGAGGATGTATCCATCACGAATATGACGATGGGGGAATGGACGCCCCCCGTTAACCGGAGTGACCGTCTAGTGGGTAACCCCATGAAGAGGAAGCCCCAGGGacgcagggaaaaaaacacccacgtgtacataaaaaatgccaagtttaaaaaaacggggctacgaaatattttaaacaaaatttggCAGAAAAACGATTTGTACGTAAGGGAGGAAGTGTATTATGGGAACAACTTCACCGTTAGGAGAAGGGTGCGAGGAAATGAAGCTCATCATTTGAACATGCTTAACAATCTTTTGTTCGAGTCGAATGGCACGACGAGCGCGTCTTCGGCTTATTCATTTGGGGGCGAAGGGGGGCTGGGTTGCGGCTTCGACAAGTCAGGCGAAGTTAACTTTGGCAGGAGCGGCGCGGACGGCGGAGGTGACTCAGACGATGATGTAAGCGGCGGTGGTAATGTTAGCGGCGATGGTAGTGTAAGCGGCGCTGAAAATGTAAGAGGCGGCGAAAATGTAGACGGCTGCGACGAGAGGAGGGCCACCAAAACGTTTCACTCGCTGGACTGCGTGCCGAACGTGTCCTTCGATTTGTTCTCGCAGGAGGGGGACTCCTTCCAAAG GGGAGATTCCTACCTAACGCTGTGTTtcaaggaggaagaaaaatgtaaCACGGAGAAATATGTTAAGGATGTTACCTACCTGGGAATCAGAGTTAGCtcaaaggaaaacaaaataaactgCTACAACTGTTTTGATGTTAATTTGAAAGTGTATTTAGAGGAATATCTCCTGGCAGATGTCAAATATAACATTTCCAAGGAGGGGGATTACGCgtctgccttttttcccgTGTGGCCACATAACCCTGATTACTTTGGGTACCAAATTGGGAGGAACATCAAAAAGGAGTTcagcaaaatgaggaaaagcACTGCAATGAAGGAGAGAggagaagtggaaaaaaaatcgatcGGAAATGTCCTCAACAAAATGGATGGTAAAGCGGTAAGGTGTGGTGAGTATGTCGCAAATTGTACATCtcgagagagaaaaaaaaagttccttttttccaagCGGGACAGTCGGCCCAGTAACGCTCAGAACAACTCACAGAGGAGAGACAGCCAAGAGTGGAAGGAAGATAAAACTCGAAATGTAGatcatatgaaaataaaagacTGCTGTTTTGTGCtaaacgtaaaaatatacCCCATGCGCACTTTAGCATTGTACCTTTTGTATAATGCATTATACCAAGATAAGAACGCAAAGATTTTGGAGCTGTACTCTAGTAGCTTAAATAAAGAAACGAAGGAATGGCTGCtcctctttcttcttcctcacttTGTAAACAAATGCATACATAAAGTTACCTACCCCCTAAAGCTGACCAGAAATATTTTCTCCGAATCGAATGAATTTTATGAAGACTTTTTTTCCaatgaatatttaaaaattaatgagattgagaaaattattatatacacaAAGAATAACAGCGATGATGATGTGGAGATAtgtcccttttccttttgctatttGTGGTTAAAATCTACCAAGCAGAGAATTGATAGGTGGATTAGCTCCAAAATTAATGAAGTGCTCTTTACATTTCCCTTTGCGAATTTTTTGCTGAGTAAATATTTCTcgaatttcattttattcattcaGTTGTTCCATACCTGCTTGGATATAGATCACATGTATCTCTGCAAGTCCCACTTTTACGTTTCCCTCAAGCACAATTTGTCCTTTCTGCACGAGTCGCTGGTCAGCGTTTTGTTCTCCCCGCCCCAGAggtggtaa
- a CDS encoding hypothetical protein, conserved (encoded by transcript PVX_115095A), translated as MMENFIRINDTLFVDLNNYHEQVDETEDLNIFEANYVEGGANYQHDEQTRCKVEIKRYVDIFVELVKDKHVSCDISKKFKDGNLDIVRLIQAINNSRVKEEEFHFTRLMMIICLKNYIFHYVNRYLKSIIKDYERSKYKKEVKNFDCLIYSKGSGEIFKGSGEVCKGSGEVCKGSGEACKDTWSGGHQEWEDKTHSHIAGANFLFIKFLSEDISKNFELLENGENASKHISEKEWAYLKEKILLLIRNSCVINSNENKKFATLMEFIDKNMYRSFKRHKSIVEMKKFNICLYFIDIFFNLFLIDYPCKWGNLLGDIFSTFNFISIYSRNDLANVINGDYNSTLSCLTDLMMCCAAASQMENIKEGGVTGENNPPRVVIHFQNFYSLMFLMNKMVKKYIPRTQNSNSYSVLYHSYFISHINSSNKDFLETGEYSALKIPCENLLAGFKDIIKVFFPIFNRLLCILLNYVESIYVVFMVKKIVKFLYKTLLCHFSSLPEELMKNELDILFTNIANILDINLDAYVHNLYFTNTSESSAKGSISVAKITEETSYENLSELIHVKDHNADRLFLIILLKSKKWCLKILNMFLYRSIHFDEMNETWKSLLKRFENMYILFLEKIAVLILKAIINTSYTEGDRMHYDKLICYIRYVVDFTDYLNFADKCLSLSLNYLCMIVSFDHLQVFVKQNILSEAFLGCLFVHIGSSSHVECVDNFFTNGSPQKEESLLFDNLKFERYIICFHKIPLYRKYLSDYYDDTKSKNVLKKYVNYIIFLFCELLDKYFYDVIFYLDANVKEHLRTCLVLQNEYMHVLYPDMFVKKEMDFSNDVVEISCYKKSNLLIYAEMCMRTKNHNIYIRSVISYISEIIQKHMRENGIDHQVDLSSFYLLNSDTFSSLIFIIKNLPLYKYSQEELIFKDLYSMQNEHNLNLSCLVMNDINLYKYFSLFMFLVYYKWVFITRVLRGVIDEGVLLGGPGAFASSATSAANAANGASPTCLTSCTPMSPVTPPFGGPPADQDDGRASRESEDLTVDDYIEEYCKNRKKYKPLISSDEKEIEKFDHIVTDFKIRDKSFFLNYMLVNIFHPYSNNLKRVIMWMLKEYTSMTRFSENVLQFFFYICFVNLFYFEKHLKFKSFDTLINLMYKYGIPRQAFYNDFREVFTFLFFHLLILFIKNESSSPDNDFYEDNVSIVLSQNYEKRYLLSYLLNCLKGEHNPLHDYSHEREKMCRSYLYNQVNCFTDFFINDVLYHNFQYYIEKMEVRNLNQFLNFISLFYQNEINNNIFLFINLLNESLLDTTSSHKCGSYKEHSSFLRALKFFSFFLEHYKNASSTQDVLIIKILQGEKFIAYFKHIVRTVKKNQVCEEILNEIYYILHIFTKNSLFNYKIFWFYFLYSVACISKSLNVFQLREVTKLEKVANIPVYLFQFFSNVIRRDVLYFFFSLAEENPFGASSVNISLLEIFRKISLLLILLSEENSSEQHFCNSSTLHICGLYLYNNLLSYLFTLLCRNKIFFTYLFWGKLRRAYDLLQEEDGAQLSDMDDAVSNYSFGKFDELSGAGRGRNGGSNGGCNSGCNSGGFVFLDEAFLEGAVGTSGGMGVAVGDGMSDDLDYSADDPDADEGGGMYVEVDEVGEVGEVDQVNELNEEDNEKEAHTSEDAMRSYSKDPKSLSSDLSFQRSDLNDSVKEAGASGESWRGEVLFYKEMKNYFLNKKKKLKSGGRKNRGKNRKKKNNSINTNEMVNMNENINANDNINTNEMASMKRHKHQWSHPEGGGIANEAHSSGCSQGNANCGENKMAKLLNTVYFNIFLLKDKKREHIKMLLKTLKAVNQNLVLNGSENEYHNYTMLLMLQKKRYIYQSLSLYVFMDVQDFFTILVNENILGSIIDEWLNDILYIYQNSDDLKYFIFAFSNLLIYLCMYEQKKRESGGCVAGGGEAEGEGEEESGFPFLKSASTTNSSMNNFDTILRETKLEFFNPYAIAQLRERLPRIVNAVVNVFLILPIPYEENVKMFKKNILRRLAPICGEGDNIENNNLLKFNSDNRATDNLSVTFKEIHFNDLLQNIEFMHLNKYEQKFYERNQNSLKFSYDNVVHVNKSEDLILYDKKISINYYFQSGLQDDFVNRLVSECADEHFKVALYARKAFSLLNQEFFSNEDLIGILGCSDKYYNFVNVIRLDI; from the exons ATGATGGAAAATTTCATCAGAATAAACGACACGCTATTTGTCGACCTGAACAACTACCACGAGCAGGTAGACGAAACGGAAGACCTAAACATTTTCGAAGCCAACTATGTGGAAGGGGGCGCAAATTACCAACACGACGAACAAACCAGGTGCAAAGTTGAAATAAAACGGTATGTGGACATTTTTGTCGAGCTGGTAAAGGACAAGCATGTCAGTTGTGACATTTCTAAAAAGTTTAAGGACGGCAACTTAGACATTGTTAGGCTCATTCAAGCTATTAACAATTCCCgtgtgaaggaggaggaattCCATTTCACAAGGTTGATGATGATTATATGCTTAAagaattacatttttcattacGTAAATAGATATCTGAAGAGCATCATAAAGGACTACGAGAGGAGCAAGTACAAGAAGGAAGTAAAAAACTTCGACTGCTTGATATATAGCAAAGGCAGTGGGGAGATATTCAAAGGCAGTGGGGAGGTATGCAAAGGCAGTGGGGAGGTATGCAAAGGCAGCGGGGAGGCATGCAAAGACACGTGGAGTGGCGGCCACCAGGAATGGGAAGACAAGACTCATTCCCACATCGCAGGTGCCAACTTTCtgttcattaaatttttaagtgaagatatttccaaaaattttGAGTTGCTGGAAAATGGCGAGAATGCCTCCAAACATATTAGCGAAAAGGAATGGGCAtatttgaaagaaaaaattttgctcCTAATTAGAAATTCGTGTGTAATTAACAGTAATGAAAACAAGAAGTTTGCCACTTTGATGGAGTTCATTGACAAGAACATGTATAGATCTTTCAAAAGGCACAAAAGCATCGTAGAAATGAAGAAGTTTAACATATGCTTATATTTCAttgacatattttttaacctaTTTTTGATAGACTACCCCTGCAAGTGGGGAAATTTACTAGGTGACATTTTCAGcacctttaattttatttctatttataGTAGAAACGACTTGGCGAATGTGATAAACGGTGACTACAACTCCACGTTGAGTTGTCTAACCGATTTGATGATGTGCTGTGctgcagctagccaaatggaGAACATAAAAGAAGGGGGGGTTACCGGAGAAAACAACCCCCCCAGGGTGGTCATACACTTTCAGAACTTCTACTCCCTCATGTTTttaatgaacaaaatggtgaagaagtacatcCCGAGGACGCAGAACAGCAATTCGTATTCTGTGTTGTATCACAGCTACTTCATCTCGCATATAAATAGTAGCAATAAGGACTTCCTAGAAACGGGAGAATACAGCGCTTTAAAAATACCATGTGAAAATTTGTTAGCAGGGTTTAAGGACATAATAAAGGtattcttccccatttttaacagACTCTTATGTATCCTGTTGAATTACGTGGAGAGTATATACGTCGTGTTTATGGTGAAGAAGATCGTGaagtttttatataaaacctTGCTGTGCCATTTTAGCAGTTTGCCAGAGGAGTTAATGAAAAACGAACTTGACATATTATTCACAAATATAGCGAACATATTAGACATCAATTTGGATGCTTACGTGCATAACTTGTATTTTACCAACACAAGCGAGTCGTCTGCGAAGGGGTCCATCTCGGTTGCCAAAATAACTGAAGAAACGTCTTATGAAAATTTAAGCGAGCTTATTCATGTGAAAGATCATAATGCAGATAGGCTGTTCCTGATCATCCTGCTAAAGTCGAAAAAGTGGTgcttgaaaattttaaatatgtttttgtACAGGTCCATTCACTTTGACGAAATGAATGAGACGTGGAAATCGCTGCTAAAACGTTTcgaaaatatgtacatactaTTCCTCGAAAAAATTGCCGTCCTCATTTTGAAGGCTATTATCAATACGAGTTACACGGAGGGGGATAGAATGCATTACGACAAGCTGATCTGCTACATTAGATATGTCGTAGACTTTACAGACTACTTGAACTTCGCCGATAAGTGCTTGTCCCTATCGCTGAACTACCTGTGCATGATAGTCTCCTTCGACCATTTGCAGGTGTTCGTGAAGCAGAACATTTTGAGCGAGGCGTTCTTAGGCTGCCTCTTCGTGCACATTGGCAGCAGTTCCCACGTGGAGTGCGTCGAC aatTTCTTCACGAACGGATCCccgcaaaaggaagaaagccTGCTATTTGACAACCTCAAGTTTGAGCGGTACATCATTTGCTTCCACAAAATCCCGCTGTACCGAAAGTATCTGTCCGACTATTACGACGACACGAAGTCGAAGAACGTGTTGAAGAAGTACgtcaattatattatttttcttttttgcgagTTGCTGGACAAGTATTTTTACGACGTTATATTTTACTTAGACGCGAATGTGAAGGAGCACCTCCGAACCTGTTTAGTCCTTCAGAACGAGTATATGCATGTGCTTTACCCCGACATGTTTGTGAAGAAGGAGATGGACTTCTCCAACGACGTCGTGGAAATTAGCTGCTACAAAAAGAGCAACCTTCTAATATACGCAGAGATGTGCATGCGAACAAAGAATCATAACATTTACATACGCAGTGTGATCTCCTACATTTCTGAGATCATTCAGAAGCACATGAGGGAAAATGGCATAGACCACCAGGTGGACCTTTCGTCCTTTTACTTACTAAACAGCGACACTTTTAGCAGCTTAATTTTCATCATCAAGAATTTGCCCTTGTATAAGTACTCACAGGAGGAACTCATTTTCAAAGATCTGTACAGCATGCAGAATGAGCACAATTTGAACTTGAGCTGCCTGGTCATGAACGACATAAATTTGTACAAGTACTTTTCGCTGTTTATGTTTTTGGTGTACTACAAATGGGTGTTCATCACGAGGGTGCTGCGCGGTGTCATAGACGAGGGGGTGTTGCTGGGCGGGCCGGGCGCGTTCGCCTCGTCTGCCACGTCTGCCGCCAATGCCGCGAATGGCGCATCGCCCACGTGTCTCACTTCGTGCACTCCCATGTCTCCTGtgacccccccttttggcggCCCGCCCGCCGACCAGGACGACGGCCGCGCCAGCCGCGAAAGCGAAGACCTAACGGTGGACGACTACATCGAGGAGTACTGCAAAAACAGGAAGAAGTACAAACCGCTCATTAGTAGcgacgaaaaggaaattgaAAAGTTTGACCACATTGTGACGGACTTTAAAATCAGAGACAAGTCCTTTTTTCTAAACTACATGTTGGTGAACATATTTCACCCCTACTCGAATAACCTGAAGAGGGTAATAATGTGGATGTTGAAGGAATACACGAGCATGACCCGGTTCAGCGAAAACGTTTTGCAGTTCTTCTTTTACATTTGCTTCGTAAATCTGTTCTATTTTGAGAAGCACTTAAAATTCAAGTCCTTCGACACGCTGATTAATTTAATGTACAAGTATGGGATTCCCAGGCAAGCTTTCTACAATGACTTTAGAGAAGTTTtcacgtttttatttttccatctcttaattttgttcataaagAATGAGTCCAGTTCGCCAGACAATGACTTTTATGAGGACAACGTGAGCATCGTGCTCAGTCAGAATTACGAGAAGAGGTACCTTCTGAGCTACCTTTTGAACTGCTTAAAGGGGGAGCATAACCCCCTGCACGACTACTCACacgagagggaaaaaatgtgccgAAGTTACCTCTACAACCAAGTGAACTGCTTCACCGACTTCTTCATCAATGATGTGTTGTATCATAACTTTCAGTACTacatagaaaaaatggaggtgaGAAATTTGAACCAGTTTTTGAATTTTATATCTTTATTTTACCAAAACGAGATTAAcaacaacatttttttgtttatcaaCTTGCTGAACGAGTCCTTGCTGGACACCACATCTTCGCACAAGTGTGGCAGTTACAAGGAgcattcttcctttttgcgggCCTTGaaattcttttccttttttctggaACATTACAAAAACGCTAGCAGCACACAGGATGTTCTGATAATTAAAATACTACAGGGCGAGAAATTTATCGCCTATTTTAAGCACATAGTGAGGACGGTCAAGAAGAATCAGGTGTGTGAGGAAATACTAAACGAGATATACTACATACTGCACATCTTTACGAAGAATTCTTTGttcaattataaaatattttggttTTACTTCCTATACTCTGTGGCGTGCATTTCTAAGAGTTTGAACGTATTTCAGCTGAGGGAGGTAACAAAATTGGAGAAGGTAGCCAACATCCCTGTGTATctgtttcaatttttcagCAACGTGATAAGGAGGGACGTTCtttacttcttcttctccctggCGGAGGAGAATCCCTTCGGTGCAAGTAGTGTGAATATTTCTCTGTTGGAGATTTTCCGAAAAATTAGTTTGTTGCTCATTCTCCTGTCGGAAGAGAATTCAAGTGAACAGCATTTTTGCAACAGTAGCACTCTGCACATATGTGGGTTGTATCTGTATAACAATTTGCTGTCCTACCTGTTTACCTTGCTCTGtaggaataaaatatttttcacctACCTATTTTGGGGCAAACTGCGAAGGGCGTACGACTTGCTTCAGGAGGAGGACGGCGCGCAGCTGAGCGACATGGACGATGCCGTTTCGAATTATTCGTTTGGGAAGTTTGACGAGCTGAGTGGCGCCGGCAGGGGCCGCAACGGTGGCAGCAACGGTGGTTGCAATAGTGGCTGCAACAGTGGCGGGTTTGTCTTTCTGGACGAGGCCTTTTTGGAAGGCGCGGTCGGGACTAGCGGTGGAATGGGCGTCGCTGTGGGCGACGGCATGAGTGACGACCTGGACTACAGCGCGGACGACCCGGATGCGGACGAAGGGGGGGGCATGTACGTCGAGGTGGACGAGGTGGGCGAGGTGGGCGAAGTGGACCAGGTGAACGAGCTGAACGAGGAGGATAATGAAAAAGAGGCGCACACGAGTGAAGACGCGATGCGAAGCTACTCGAAGGACCCGAAGAGCCTTTCGAGCGACCTCTCCTTTCAGAGGAGCGACCTGAACGACAGCGTGAAGGAGGCGGGGGCGAGTGGCGAAAGCTGGAGAGGGGAGGTCCTTTTCTACAAGGAGATGAAAAACTACTTTCtgaacaaaaagaagaagttgaAAAGTGGGGGGCGGAAGAATAGGGGGAAgaacaggaagaagaagaataataGTATTAACACAAATGAGATGGTTAATATGAATGAGAACATTAACGCGaatgataatattaacaCGAACGAGATGGCGAGTATGAAAAGGCATAAACACCAGTGGAGCCAccccgagggggggggcatcGCCAACGAGGCGCATAGCAGTGGCTGCTCTCAGGGGAACGCCAACtgtggggaaaataaaatggccAAGTTGCTAAACACGGtctattttaacatattccTTTTGAAGGACAAAAAGAGAGAACACATCAAAATGTTGCTGAAAACGCTGAAAGCTGTGAACCAGAATTTGGTTCTCAACGGTTCGGAGAATGAATACCACAATTACACCATGTTGCTCATGTtgcagaagaagaggtaCATTTATCAGTCGCTCTCTCTCTACGTATTTATGGACGTACAAGactttttcaccattttggtaaatgaaaatatattggGCTCCATCATCGATGAGTGGCTAAATGATATACTTTATATTTACCAAAATTCGGACGACTTGAagtacttcatttttgccttttccaaCTTGCTGATATATTTGTGTATGTAcgagcagaagaagagggagtCGGGCGGTTGCGTcgccggggggggggaagcggaaggagaaggggaagaagagagCGGCTTTCCCTTCCTCAAAAGCGCCAGCACTACTAACAGCAGCATGAACAACTTTGATACCATTTTGAGAGAAACCAAATTGGAATTTTTCAACCCATATGCCATAGCCCAGCTGAGGGAGAGACTACCCCGAATAGTCAACGCGGTGGTGAATGTCTTTCTGATTCTTCCTATACCGTACGAGGAAAACGTGAAAAtgtttaagaaaaatatcctTCGCAGATTAGCCCCCATCTGTGGTGAAGGAGACAAcatagaaaataataatttgcTAAAATTTAACAGTGATAACAGAGCTACGGATAATTTGAGCGTGACTTTCAAGGAAATCCATTTTAACGATTTGCTCCAAAATATTGAGTTCATGCATTTgaataaatatgaacagaAGTTTTACGAGAGGAACCAGAACTCTTTGAAATTTTCATACGACAATGTGGTTCATGTTAACAAATCGGAGGACCTAATCCTTtacgataaaaaaatatccatCAATTATTATTTCCAAAGTGGCTTGCAAGACGATTTTGTGAATAGACTCGTTTCCGAGTGCGCTGACGAGCATTTTAAAGTAGCTCTCTACGCACGAAAGGCCTTTTCCCTGCTCAATCAGGAGTTTTTTTCGAATGAAGATTTGATTGGCATTCTCGGCTGCTCCGATAAGTATTACAACTTTGTGAATGTCATTCGGCTGGACATATGA